The Bdellovibrio sp. ZAP7 DNA segment TAGCACAGATTGTTGCATAGTTCACGGACACGGCTTTGTACGTCGTGCCTGGATCAACGTTCGTTGGAACATAGGCCGTACTTCCCACCGCCACGGCAGCACCCAGCTCACCGTAGTCATTTTTACCCCAGCAAAGCAGATTGCCAGCGTTATCAATCGCACAGTTGTCGGCATCATGATGAGAAGCAATAGCAGTATAGGTCGTGGACGGGTCGATAGCGACTGGGGCATAACGACGGACCGCTGTTCTTGATCCATCCCCAAAGACTGCGGCCGCACCCCAACAGAATAATTTTCCTGATTTCAAGCCGCACGCTTGGGAGGCGTTATCAAAAACGGAATTGTTCGCTGGAGTATAGATATCCCACTGAGGAAGTTCTAGATTGGTATACCATTTATTCCAGCTACCCATGTGAGGAGCATAACCAGCTCCCCACAGGTTCAAAGATTTCGTTGAGTCATAAGTAAAGTTACCCCAACATTTTAATGCTCCACCAGCCGAGCCCGAAGTGATGCCGCACGCCCGTGAACCCGTCACCGCGATGCTAGAATAAGTTGTACCTGCATCCACATTTACCGGGCTTGTACTTTGTGTAAGCGTACCATTCGCAAGGAGGGCATTGGCGTTACTGCCCCAACACTGAGCTGCTCCTGAAGAAAGGAGAGCACATGTTGTTGTTCTGCCGCCGGCAACGTTAAGATCGTCATTTACAGACACAGCAGTGTAGGTCGCAGACGCATTCACAGACACTGGTGTCGTGCGTGCGGTTGTCGTGCCATCGCCGATAGCGCCTGTACCGTTATAACCCCAACATCTCATTAAACCCGTTGTTGTGACTCCGCAGGCATGACCAGAGCCAATAGCAACTGTTGCGAAGTCATAGGTTGCGTCGACGTCAATTGGAGATGTCGCATTTGTCGTCGTACCGTCACCAAGCTGATTAACAGCATTGTGACCCCAACAACGAAGCTTATTGGCGGAAGTGATTGCGCAAGATGATTTTGCTCCCACTGACACGAATTTATAATCAACTGCTGCGTCGATCTCAGTCGGAACATTTAAATTACCGGTACCACCCTGACCAAGAGCTCCGTACATACCTTGTCCCCAGCAGCGGATTTTATTGGCAGTCGTAATACCGCAGCTGTGATTTTCACCAGAGCTAATTGCTTTATAAGCGACACCTGAATCAATCAGCTGAGGAGAGTTCTTATCAACACCAGCACCATTGTTACCAACTTGTCCGTTGGCATTGCGACCCCAGCAATAAAGGTCTCCATTAGAAGCAATCGCACAAGTATGTTCATTTCCTACGGCGACATCTTTAAATGATGTGCCGGAGCTGATGATAACAGCTTCAGAGCGGAACGTGGTCGATGCATCACCAATTTGCCCATAGGTATTGTGACCCCAGCAACGTAGTGAGTTGTCGCTCATGATCGCACAATTGTGTTTTCTGCCGATGGAAGCTTTCGTCACCGTCAGGTTTTTTTCATCATCGGCAATGTAAAACTGCGCGGTATTAATCGACGTCATATATGCCATCGATGGGTTGTCTGTGTGCGAAAGACCAAAATTAAGAACCTTTTCACCCGTTGTTGTCGCATTGTCTGGGAAATTGATTGTGACATTTGCACTTGTTGAGCCAGCTGGAATCGTCACAGAACCATTTACTAGATCATGCTGCGAAGGATAGCTTGCGTCGCCATAAGCACGGTAATTAACAACGACGTCGTAAGTTTTTGTAGCGTTCATGGTGATGGTAACGGTCTGAGCGCCTGAGCCTTCCATTACTCTGTTCATGCGTGGAGATGTGATTGATATGGAGTTAATCGCGTCTTTGATCCAAGTGACACTTGTAGCAGAGGTGACTGGTTGCCAAGTTCCCGATGCATCAGAACCTATCACGCATAAAGTGACCGGGCCATTCGGATGTAAGAAGACTGTAGTGGAAATTGCAGTCGCGATGCTAATTGCCGAAGTATAGCTGGTCGTAGCGCAAGTGCCCGATGAGATAACATTATATTTGTACTGTACGAGTCCTGTTCCGCTGACGGTCACGTTAATGCTACTGCCTGTATAAGTTCCCGTAGGATATCCACTTAGAACCGCGACCGGGTAGGGTGCATTCACGACGATGCTTTTTTGACCAGCAAGGGAGTTCGCTGAACCCGCTGCAGGTAACGTCAGGGTGGCGTTATTCCCCAGGGTGTCTTTCATAGTTCCGCCATTGAGGGAAATGACCGCGGCAGAAGCATAGTCCAAATCAGCAGAAGAATCTCCGGTCGCAACAGTATATCTGAAAGTCAGAGTACTCGTTCCATTTCCGGACCACAATGTTGCGTAACGAGTAGTTCCGCCCGTCTCCATTAAAATACGAGGCGTACCTGTGACACTGACTGGTTCATTAAATGTTACCTCGATACTTATGATCGAATTTAAACCGTAGGTGCCATCCGCTGTCGAGGATGTAATAGATTGTGGGATCGGGCCTGTTGTATCACGAGTCCAGCTTGCGGAAGTTGATGACGTTGAATCATTCCCTGAAGCTTCGCTACCCAGTACGCAAACCTTGTATGCGCCATTTTCAGTTAGTGTATCTGTGATTTTAGTCGCCAAAGCAATTGCAGAACCTGTGTAAGCAGCCATGTTCGTACAAACTTCAGAGCTGCTTGGAGGTACGATAAAGTATTTGTATTGAGTCAATCCTGTTCCAGAGACGGTGATATTCAAAGTTGACGTCGTATTTGTACCAGTCGGAGAACCCGTCAGTGTTGCGGCCCCTGGCGCCACAGTGTCTTTAACGAAAGAACGATTTTGCGTGACCGTACTACCGCCTAAAGAGGTATGTGTCGCTCGCAGTGTGTATGTTGCGTCGGATTTGGCAGAGAGGTCAAACGTCGTGCTCCATGCGCCTGAAGTACAAGTTGGTGTGTTGGTAATGTTTTGGTAAGTCGCACCATTATATACTGCTACAGAGACAGGTCGGCCATCGATAGAACAAGTCCCCGAAACATCAAATGCGGATTTATTGGCGATATTAATATATGCCATCGATGCCGGAGAAACCCAGGCAACATTGGCAACGGAACCATCATGAGTGATAGAGTCTGACACACAGCTTGATTCATTTCCCGCGATGTCACGAGTTTTAAAATAAACCGTGTTGTAGGCATCTGCAGTTGCTAGCCACCAAGCTTGTGACGTTGCATAGGTTTCCCAAGTACCACCCGTCAAGCAAAGTGCATTGTTAGTGATGTACATCTCGGTAGAAGTGGCTGCTGCTATCGTAAGGACGTTGCCCAGTTGATTCGTATACGCATCATCATTTTTAATGATGAAAGTTGTAACGATTGGAGCCACGGTGTCTTTGGTATAGCTTTGTGACGCCGCCGGCGCAGCGGTACCGCCAGAACTGCTGTGATTTACTGTAAATGAAATCGAAGCATCTGCCAAAGATGAGACGTCAATCGTTTTCGTCCAGGCACCGGCAGTACAAGTTGGCGCAGTCACGGTGAGTCCTGTAACAGTGATATTCACAGCTTGACCGTTTTCAGAACATGCACCAGAGATGGTGAATGCTGTCGAATTTGCGATATTAATATAGGAACCTGAGGCCGGGGAGGCTATCGTCACGGTAGGGGTTGTTGAAGTGTGAACGATGGTATCTGAATAACAACTAGATTCGTTGCCCGCAGCATCTTTAAATTTAGAATAAACGGTATTCGTCGCATCTGCTGTCGCTAAACTCCAAGACTTTGAAGCTGCGAAAGTTTCCCAGGAACCGCCACTCGCACAACCAGAAGTGTTTGTGACATACATCTGACCGCCAGTGTCTGATGAAGATAAAGTCAGAGTAGCAGTGAGACTTGTTGTACTTGCTGCTCCACCATCGATTGATACGGAACCTGTTGGAACAACAGTGTCTTTGGTATAAGAAGGCGAAGTCGCAGATCCTGTATTTCCTGCAGCATCATTAATAGAAGCACCCAGCTGGAAGCTGCCTTGAGCCAATGATGTTAAATCAAGAATCGCACTGAAAGTAGTACCCGAGCAAGTTGTGGTCGACGTAAAGCTGCTTGGGCCGGTAATTGTGATAGAGCGGCCATTTTCAGAACAGGAACCACTGATCGTAAATGCGGTAACGTTCGCACCGTTCACGTAAGAACTTGCAACTGGAGAAGTAATTGAAATCGTCGGATTTGAGTTGTCATGAATGATGTCATCACTCACACAGGCTGTTTCGTTGTCATGGCTTTCTTTAAATTTAACGTAAACGGTGTTTGTTGAATTCGCGGAAGGTAACGTCCAAGATTTTGAAGAAGCGTAAGTTTCCCAAGCTCCACCAGACGCACAGCCTGGAGTATTTGTGATGTACATCTGAGTCGCGCCCGTGACGTTCATATTCAAAGTCGCAGACAGGGAATTCGTGATCGCCGCACCCGCATTCAGCGCGACAGAAGTGATCGTAGGAACGGAAACATAACGAGATGTGATCACGAATTTAGAGCGAGTATTGTCGTAAGTGTCTTTATGAGTTGCTGAAACCGAAATCGTATTTCCGGTAAGGCTGGTCACGTCCAAAGTTTTTGAAAAAGTACCAGTCGAACAAGTCGCAGTCGTATTAATAGTCCCAATTGCGATATTCACAGTTTCGCCGTTTTCAGAACACGTACCAGAAACCGTATAGGCCGCTTGGTTAGCCGCATTGATCGCAGTAATCGAAGGGATATCAATAGTCGGAGGTACAGAGTCTTTATCAACCGTGACCGTATATGATTTAGGAGTGCCGCCACCTTGTGGAGTTACGGTGAAAGTAATGTCTCCGGCATAAACTCCCGCCATCGCACTTAAATCGATGGCGCGGGACCAGTTACCAGAAGAAGAACAAGTGAATGTTGTGATGTTCGCAACGGAAGGAGCGGAAACCTGAATGGTCGCACCTTGCCCACAACGACCATAAAAAGGAGCCGTGGCGACATTGGCTTCATTGATTTTTCCACCAACTGCAGAAGTCGCAACCGCAAACGAATCTTGATAAGTCACCGGAACAGAGCAGTCAGATTCTTTCACTTTGCCAGTGACGTCCATTGAGAAAACGCGAAATGTATACTGCTCACCTTCATCTTTAGTGAACGAAGCCGTGTTATTAGCCGCATCTGCACCTAATTGAATAGTGGGCAAGATAGGGTCTTCGCAGTTCGCACCTTTATAATAGAGAAGTTCTTGCTGAACGATTTTTTCGTTTTTAGGCGCTTCCCATTTAGCCTGAAGGTCCCCAGACTTTTGTAGGGCGTTTTGATCCCACACCAATGAGGTTCCAACGCTACTGGAAAGTTCTTCCAAAGACATTTCGATAGAGCATCCCACCAGCAGAAGCGGCAGGATGCTGTATCTTATAGCCAGAAACAGTGACTTCAAAGACGTCCAAGAGTGTTCCATGAAGTACTTATCGGAGTTTCCCAAAATCCTTTAATGAATTCATGAGGTAAGTTATTGAAACCACGATCGTGTTTCACGAAAGTAATTTATGAGGTCGATGGGACTGCTTCAAATTGAGACGTTGTAAAACTATCTTGTTTGAACAAACGGAAAGCGTTCAGTCAGTTGATAACGCGTCTGGGGAGTCTTACCATCCAATTCACTGCTGGCGGTCCCCATAAAGATTTGCAGCGGAGTCTGGACTTTCACCTGATAAGTCGTATACAGAATATCGCCCTCGCCAGGCACCTTGTATTCATCACAAACTTTGCCAGTCACAACTCGCTCTTGATTTGTTTTCCAATCAGAAAAACCACACCAGTTGATCATGTTTAAAGCTTCCGTGACTTTATCAGTTAGGCTTTTGTAAGTCGCCTCCACAGTCGTCATGTCAATTTCACGGTCCACGGACTTCACTTTGTAAATCTCTGCGTAGACCAAGTAAGCCTTGGTGCATTTATCATCCTCATAAGCTACGTGAGAAAAATTCCATCGCGGACCTTGAATCGAAAGGTGAGTGATCAAGGAATCATCGTCCATTAAATGACAAGCCTTAACATAATTGCCATCAATCTTTTGAACCGAAGGCGCCGCAAATACCAGTTGTGAAAATAGCAAAATCATTTTGATCATCCATAAATCGTAATTCCCACCCCCACCAATTCAAGCTGCGCCGCTTCCCCAAAAACCGGCAGGCGCCTTTTCGAAAAGGCGCCTGCCGGTTTTTGGTAGCTGGGTGCGGCGTTGGTGGCTAGCTGTGGGTAAGTTCTCAGTGAGCTTTCGTTTCCGGCGAATTTCGGAGATGTCGTTGTTTCCGTGAAAGCGGCCTTGTAGGTTCCGCCGCATATCAAAAAGGAGTTCCTCATGCGTATTTTGGCAATGGCTTTAACTATGGTTCTTTCTTCGGCGGCGTTCGCTGGCACAAACATGTGCGCAACATTCAAATCAGATCGCATGTTGAAGGCTCTTCACACAGTGGCTGCTCGTGAAAAAGTGACATTCGAAGAAATGTGCAACTTGCCTAAAGTTTTGGGTGTAGAAGCCATGCCCTCGCAAATCGTGAACATCAATGGTGACGTGATTCCATACACGCGCGTGCAATTGCATATGTCTGAAACCAGCTGCCTCTACATGGTTCGTGACGCTGACCAAGCGATCACGGAAGCTCGTTGCTATTCAGCTTGGTAATAAATAAGTAAGTAAGTACGCCGGGCTAAAATCCGGCTTTTGATTTCTTTTTTTCGTATTCTTCCATATTTCTTCAATGCTGTTTTCATATTCTCATCTTAAGAGATCACAACTGATTGTGAGCTTAAGCCCATGAGGAACAGAACTATGGAAAGAATATTGAATGCCGTATTGTTTTCGCTTGTCTCAATGGCCACGGCCGCTGCGATTGGCGCCCAGGAGCAACCGCCCCAAAGAGGTCCCGCCGGTGCCGGCGGGGAGGGGAATGAAGTTCTGCGCTGTATTTATACTCCCGCAGCTGATTCCCAAAGTTCCTCACTGCCAACATCCAAAATCGGCGTTAAGTTTTTGCTGCAAAGAAATAACAGCAATCACATTGCTGCTGACACTTACACTTTGAATGATTCCAATCAACCGATCAAACAAGTTGGTCATGCGGAACTTGCGGGCTCTGTCTCAGAAGTCTCAGCCACAACGAAGGCCGCTGATATAATTTCGGGGTTAGCGTTGGCAGAGGATTCGCCGTTTGATTTCCAAATCACTTTAGATTCAACCGCTGCCGACAGCAATGGTCGTTTAAGCGCCGTTGTGGAATCCATGACAACTTTTACGGGACAAACTTACACGCAAGTTCCTGTAAGTTGCAAAATCCCACCAGCTCCGCAGCAAAAACCACCGCAATCACAAAACGCACGTTTAAATTAATCGCCCAGGATCTGCTTCACAAGTTTCGGAACTTCCTCTGAAGCAGGTCCCACCAGATGTTCCTCAAAGGCGCGGGAAATTTCCGTGTCTTTCACATTGATTTCAATCTTGCGCGCTTTCCACGCAAGTTGTACGAAGCCGGCGGCAGGGTAGACATTGCCGCTGGTGCCGATGGAAATAAAAATGTCGGCGTTTTCCAAGGCGTAGTAAATCTCGTCCATGTGGTGGGGCATTTCCCCAAACCACACGATGTCGGGGCGAAGGGCGCCCTTGATGCCGCATTGAGGGCAACTCTCATTTACTTCTAAGTCTTCTTCCCACAGCATCACTTCTTCGCAAGACAGGCAGCGGATTTGATCCAAGCGACCATGCATGTGCAGAAGGTTTTGGGAGCCCGCTTTTCGATGCAGATTGTCGACATTCTGGGTGACCAGCAGGAATTCGCCCTCCCAGGCCTTTTCCAACTCTGCCAGAGCGAAATGAGCGGCATTGGGCACCACTTTTGGGTCTTTCAGTTGAGATCGTCTCGCATTGTAAAAGCGTTGAACCAAAGCCGGGTCCCGATGAAAAGCCTCGGGAGTGGCAACGTCCTCGATACGATGTTCTTCCCAAAGGCCGTCTTGATCGCGAAACGTGCGAATGCCTGACTCGGCGGAAATGCCGGCCCCAGTAAGAATCACGATGTTTTTGAAGAGATGTGAGTTCAAAATTATGCCTCGTGACAAGATGCCCAACTCGTTGAGCTTTCAACTGATTTTCATTAGGATGTGGCGTTCTTTACAGAAAGGCAATTACAATGGCTTCTAAAATCGAAACTACACCGGAAATGGTGCAGAACGTTTACAAGAAGACAGCTGAACGTATCGCAGTTGTTGGTAAGCGTTTGAACCGTCCTTTGACTCTTGGAGAAAAAATCCTTTTCGGTCACTTGGACGACCCACAAAATCAAGAATTAGTTCGTGGCGAAAGCTTCCTACTTTTGAGACCAGACCGTGTAGCAATGCAAGATGCGACAGCGCAAATGGCTTTGTTGCAATTCATGCTTGCTGGAAAAGACGAAGCAGCGGTTCCTTCTACAGTTCACTGTGACCACTTGATCCAAGCTTACAAAGGTTCAAGCGTGGACATGACTGTTGCTAACACTTCCAACAAAGAAGTTTATGACTTCTTGGCGACAGCTTCTTCTCGTTACAACATCGGTTTCTGGAAACCAGGCGCTGGGATCATCCATCAAGTCATCCTAGAAAACTACGCTTTCCCAGGTGGCTTGATGATCGGTACAGACTCTCACACTCCAAATGCGGGTGGCTTGGGTATGTGTGCGGTAGGTGTCGGTGGATCTGACGCTTCTGACGTCATGGTTGGTCTTCCATGGGAAGTTAAAAATCCAAAATTGATCGGTGTTCACCTTAAAGGAAAACTTGGCGGCTGGGCTTCTGCCAAAGACGTGATCTTGAAACTTTGCGGAATGCTAACTGTTAAAGGTGGTACGGATAAAGTTGTTGAGTACTTCGGTGAAGGGACTTCTTCAATCTCTTGTACGGGTAAAGCTACCATCACAAACATGGGTGCTGAGCTTGGTGCAACTTGTTCTGTATTCCCGTACGACGACCGCATGGCTGCTTACTTGAAATCAACTGGCCGTGATGAATTAGCTAAAGTTGCTGATGCTCACAAAGATCTTTTGTCTGCTGATGCTGACGTTGTTGCAAATCCAGGCAAATACTTCGACGAAGTTTACGAAATCGATTTGTCTGCTTTGGAGCCACACTTGGTGGGTCCTCATACTCCGGACTTGGCTCGTCCTATCTCTGCACTTAAAAAAGAAGTGGCTGAGAAAGGTTACACAGTTAAGATTTCTTCTGCGTTGATCGGTTCTTGCACGAACTCTTCATACGAAGATATTGGTCGCGCGGCATTCGTAGCGAAACAAGCTATGGAAGTCGGCGTGAAAATGGAATCTCCATTCTTGGTTTCTCCAGGTTCTACACAAATCCAAAACACTATCGAGCGCGACGGTCAAATGGCGACGTTCAACGAAGTGGGTGCAACTGTTCTTGCGAACGCTTGCGGTCCTTGCATCGGTCAATGGAGACGTGACGACATTAAACCTGGCGAGAAGAATACAATCGTAACTTCTTTCAACCGTAACTTCCGCGCACGTAACGATGCGAATCCAGAAACTTTAGCTTTCATCGCAAGTCCTGAAATCGTAATGGCGTTGGGTCTTGCCGGTCGTTTGGATTTCAATCCACAAACGGATGAATTGGTTGGACCAAAAGGTTCTATCAAATTGCAAGCTCCAGTGGCGCCAGAGTTGCCTGCTAAAGGTTTCATCGCGGACACTGAAGGTTACCAAAAACCAGCGGGTGCGACGGCTCAAGTGGCTGTGAATCCTTCTTCAGATCGTTTGCAACTTCTTTCGCCATTCACGAAATGGGATGGTAACGACTTCGTTGATAATTTGGTTCTTGCGAAAGCAAAAGGCAAATGTACAACGGATCATATCTCTCCAGGTGGTAAATGGTTGAACTACCGTGGTCACTTGGACAACATCTCTAACAACATGTTGTTGGGTGCGGATAACGCGTTCACAGGTGAAATCGGTAAAGGTAAAAACCAACTGACTGGCGAAACTGGCGTTGAGTTCGCTCAGATCGCACGTCAATACCAAAAAGCTAGCAAAGGCTGGATCATCGTTGGTGACGAAAACTACGGTGAAGGTTCTTCTCGTGAGCACGCAGCTATGTGCCCAAGACACCTTGGCGCGACTGCAGTGATCACGAAATCATTCGCACGTATTCACGAAACAAACTTGAAAAAACAAGGTGTGTTGGCTTTGACTTTCGTAAATCCAAAAGACTACGACAAAGTTCAAGAAGCGGACAAAGTTTCCTTGGTAGATCTTAAAGATCTAGCTCCAGGTAAGAACGTGAAAATGATCTTGAAGCACGCTGATGGATCAACTGAAACGATCGAAGCGAAACATACATACAACGCAGAACAATTGAAATGGTTCAGAGCGGGCTCTGCTCTTAACTTGATCCGCGGCCTTTAAGAAAGAGCGATCGGAAGATCGCTTTCATTCTAGATAAATTTTAAAACCCACAGTGATGAGCTGTGGGTTTTTTAATTGTCTTAGACGGATTCTAGTTCGGATTTTTCGTAGTTGCATTGGAAGCAGGTTAGGACGTAGTGGCCGTATTGGTTGGTGGCTACGTTCAGGTGGGAGTTTTCGCAGTGAGGGCAGGGAATTTTGTCGGAGTTGAGCCATGTGCTTGCTGGGGCCTGTAGAAGCTCGTACAGATTTTGTTCTGCGGGCTCGAAACCTTTCAATGAAATTTTGCCGATCGCGTGCATTTCAAATCCGTCGATGGCCAAGGTCTTTGCGACATTGGCATCGATCACGATTTGATCAGGGGAGGCAAACCCTGCAAAACGCGATGACAGTGGTAATGGAGCGCCAATTGCCGTGTACGAGCGGAAGTATTTTGAATTTCCGTAAAAGCCAACGTTGGCATCCCCAGCAGCGATACCAATTCGAATCTGCAATTTCTTTTGCCAGTTGAATTGATAAAATTCCTGATCCTTCGTCAAGGCTTCACGGACATCCAAAGCTGCCAGGCAGGTTTTTTGGATAAATTCGCCGTGGTGATCTGCATCGTTGGCAAAGGCCATGATGCCATCACCTTGAAACTTATCAATCGTCAGATCGTACTTTAGGAATATCGAAACCACGGTATCCATAAAACGCGCAAGGACCGTGTCGACCTTGCGATAATCCAGACGCACGACTTGTTGGCTGGAATCCACGATGTCGATAAAGATCGCGCAGATTTTCAGCTGACGAATGCTTTTTTCCAGATCCATGCGCCCATCATAAATAGCTTGGGCGATCTTGGGGCTGAATTGAGTCTTAAGAGAGTTCAGACGAATCGCTTCGGCAGTTTTTCGTTTAACAATATTATCGCGATTGGCGAGCTCAGTTTTCAAAGCGATGCGGGAGTTGATTTCTCGTAAGCGCAGACGTTCGTGAAAGAAACGAATCAAATAGCAAATGACTACGGAACCAAAGATAAAGAAGGTATTGATCAAAAGACCTGACCAGTCCTTCA contains these protein-coding regions:
- a CDS encoding adenylate/guanylate cyclase domain-containing protein encodes the protein MFETVITSSQMREFEVNAEIRAILKVISNWMAIPLYLVFWIADWAYAPNLKWEFLALRLTIIPVCLFGKKMMEHERSAESAQWIAAAYVGMVALPINVMIGLLPEVTTVYYAGLNLVALGGLSFIPFTMGFFCLTTALIFGPYFGIVIYGAHSMKDWSGLLINTFFIFGSVVICYLIRFFHERLRLREINSRIALKTELANRDNIVKRKTAEAIRLNSLKTQFSPKIAQAIYDGRMDLEKSIRQLKICAIFIDIVDSSQQVVRLDYRKVDTVLARFMDTVVSIFLKYDLTIDKFQGDGIMAFANDADHHGEFIQKTCLAALDVREALTKDQEFYQFNWQKKLQIRIGIAAGDANVGFYGNSKYFRSYTAIGAPLPLSSRFAGFASPDQIVIDANVAKTLAIDGFEMHAIGKISLKGFEPAEQNLYELLQAPASTWLNSDKIPCPHCENSHLNVATNQYGHYVLTCFQCNYEKSELESV
- the cobB gene encoding Sir2 family NAD+-dependent deacetylase, translating into MNSHLFKNIVILTGAGISAESGIRTFRDQDGLWEEHRIEDVATPEAFHRDPALVQRFYNARRSQLKDPKVVPNAAHFALAELEKAWEGEFLLVTQNVDNLHRKAGSQNLLHMHGRLDQIRCLSCEEVMLWEEDLEVNESCPQCGIKGALRPDIVWFGEMPHHMDEIYYALENADIFISIGTSGNVYPAAGFVQLAWKARKIEINVKDTEISRAFEEHLVGPASEEVPKLVKQILGD
- a CDS encoding aconitate hydratase, which encodes MASKIETTPEMVQNVYKKTAERIAVVGKRLNRPLTLGEKILFGHLDDPQNQELVRGESFLLLRPDRVAMQDATAQMALLQFMLAGKDEAAVPSTVHCDHLIQAYKGSSVDMTVANTSNKEVYDFLATASSRYNIGFWKPGAGIIHQVILENYAFPGGLMIGTDSHTPNAGGLGMCAVGVGGSDASDVMVGLPWEVKNPKLIGVHLKGKLGGWASAKDVILKLCGMLTVKGGTDKVVEYFGEGTSSISCTGKATITNMGAELGATCSVFPYDDRMAAYLKSTGRDELAKVADAHKDLLSADADVVANPGKYFDEVYEIDLSALEPHLVGPHTPDLARPISALKKEVAEKGYTVKISSALIGSCTNSSYEDIGRAAFVAKQAMEVGVKMESPFLVSPGSTQIQNTIERDGQMATFNEVGATVLANACGPCIGQWRRDDIKPGEKNTIVTSFNRNFRARNDANPETLAFIASPEIVMALGLAGRLDFNPQTDELVGPKGSIKLQAPVAPELPAKGFIADTEGYQKPAGATAQVAVNPSSDRLQLLSPFTKWDGNDFVDNLVLAKAKGKCTTDHISPGGKWLNYRGHLDNISNNMLLGADNAFTGEIGKGKNQLTGETGVEFAQIARQYQKASKGWIIVGDENYGEGSSREHAAMCPRHLGATAVITKSFARIHETNLKKQGVLALTFVNPKDYDKVQEADKVSLVDLKDLAPGKNVKMILKHADGSTETIEAKHTYNAEQLKWFRAGSALNLIRGL